A region of the Thermoplasmata archaeon genome:
AAACGAAGTTCGTTTACTAAAAGCATTTTTAAAAGGCATTGAGATATATGGCGCAGAGGCAAAAATAGAGGGATTTTCTGGATATCTTACTGAGCTATTGATTTTGAAATACGGAACATTTATCAATTTATTAAAAGAAAGCACTAACTGGTGCGAATACACAGTATTGAAATATAATACAGAGATTGATGAGGCATATAAAAAAGAACTGATCAAGAAATTTAACAGCCCTTTAATCTATATAGATCCTGTTGATAATAATAGGAATGTAGCCGCAGCATTATCTAGACACAATTATTCTATCTTTAAATTTGCAGCTATGAGTTTTTTGAAAAACCCTAGTTTATCATTTTTCTTCAGGAAAGAAAGAAAGATGAGCTTTAAAGATATAATAGAGAAAATTAAAGCCCGCGGCTCAAAAGTCATTATTTTAAAAATGCCAAGACCTGATCTGGTAGATGACATATTGTATCCTCAAATATACAGGCTCAAGAAAATTATAGAAACTAATTTAGAAGATTTTGGCATTATAAATATTTTTCACAGTGTTACAGATCGAGATATTTTCATAATTATAGAATCAAGCGTTGCTAAAATTCCAAGAGTCATAAAGCATGAAGGTCCACCACTATGGAGCAAAAACATCGCAGATTTTATAGAAAAATGGAAAGATAATGAAAATGTATTAAAAGGGGCATACATAGAAAATGATCGCTTATATATTGATCTCAGAAATGATCAATATTTGTTAGCTGAGAAGTTAAAATATGAGCTAGAGCAGTCAAACATAGGCAAAAATTTAGATTATCTAAAACACAAAGCTGAGATATACAATCTTAAAGATGGAGTTAGAATGATCCCAATTTCTGATTTGTATACTATGTTTGACTATAAGTTTCCATGGGAATATTAAATATATTTATATAAAATTAGTTGTTAAAATAATAGGCTATTGATTAGCCTTTAAAATAATCAAATTAACATATATTTATTTATAAACCCCAAAAAAGAAAAACTATATATCTTACTATAATTTCTCCTTTTAACACACCCTACCAACTAGGGAGGGATCAAATTTGAAGAATCCGAAAAATAAAATATTAGTGATAATAGTAATGTCAGTGTTACTAGCGAGTTCGTTATTAGTGGCAGCAAATGTGACTGCACAGCAACCAACAGAGGGATATATAAGTATAAGTATGATGTATAAAGATACGCAAACAGGCGGAGAAAATCTTTTAAGTAATGTAGTGGTAAATCTGTTAGATTATAATGGTAATGTGATAGCTTCTGAGGTTTCTAATCCGACTGTAATATTCCATGTGCCTTTGGGTAACTATATTATAGATGCACCTTCAATAAGTTTAGGTAGCTATGTATATGAGGAGGTAAAACAACCAATAACTTTATCGTCAAGCAGTATCAATACTAATCTGACAATGTATAGAACTGCTTTAAATAATACTCTGAGCCTAAATATATACTCAAACAACGCACCACTTAAAGGTGCAACAGTAAGTTATTATACCACATATGGTTTAGAATTTTATTCTGGTGTTACGAATGTCTCTACAGGTGAAATCACAGCTAATGTGACTTATGGGACCGTAAATTTAAAGATATCCTATGTGGAAGGAGGCAGTAATAACTATTACTATACTTCTGTTTCAGTAACTTCTACTTCTGTATCGCAAACTATTAACGTTGGAAATTACAATCATATATTCGGTACAGTTTATGATTCTAGTACCGGTTTACCAGTAAGCAGTACAATAAGGGCAACATTAATAAATCAGAGCAATGGCCAACTCTGGCAAACTCTAATTTTCAATCAATATGATTCCAATGGAGGATCTTTTAACTTCTATGTGCCATCTTCGACAACCTATTATGTAGTATTAACTGCTGATGGTTATAATATAAACACATTTACATCTCAATCAGGATACCATTCAATTACATTAAACAAGGTTATGAACAATATAATGGAAAGTTATACATTAAGTTCTGATTTTAATAATTTGACATATAAGTATTCAATTCAATTAAACAATGAGTCTGTAATCAGCGGTTTTAATTATAATAATATCGGAGTCCTTTATTATCAGCTTAAATATGGAAATTATAACAATCAAGCAATTTCTCAATATTTTTATAATAGCATCGAAAAGTATACAAACAATATGATACTCGTAGACAACAACTTTTATCAACTTCAGGGAGTGAGCGTTCAACCATTTACCATAAATTTTGCTGGATTTACAGTCACAGTAAGCGCAACATACACACAGCCCGCAATTAATGTCAGCTCTGCAATATCTCAGTTTGGATATATACCTGTAAATCTAAATATCACAAATAGTAACAATGCTGGAGCTAGGTTGAACTACAGTTATTCAATAAGCATACCTTCTCAATACGAAAGAGTAAATTCAATAAGCGGTGCGAATATTTCTGGTTATATAAATAATATTAACATTTACAATGTTTCAACTACTTCCACCATATTATTAAAACTTGAGAAAAGACAAGCCCCATCTATAGTATTAAATTCTTACTCATTTGCATTATACTGGAAAGGTATTCAGAATAATAATTATATATTGAACCAGAGCAGCACTAACTACACGATAATAGTACCGGCCAACAAACCGGTCTCATATAATGCAACGAATGCAATTAGTGATATTATCTCAGGTGCGAATTGGAAGAACACTAACTATTCATGGCAGTTTGATAATGGGACCATAGCAAGCGGAACCGGGTTTGTGAATGAAACACAATCACTTACTCCCGGGATACACACACTTAAATTGAGCATTACTGATATTGCATCCAATACCAATAAAACAAATATAACAATATATGCAGATGGTGCTTATCCTAATACCTATTCTAATATAAAAATTAACAATAAAGCAATAATTAGTTGGACTGTTTCCAACGCAACTAATAAAGTCGCTTATTTACTTAATGGACAGCCTGGAACTGCAACAGTTTCAGAGCAAAATGGAGTGAATCAAGCAATATTGCCACAGATAAAGATCAATGAAACACAACTGTTTGAACTTAGTGCACTTTACACAAACGATACTATTAACGGGCAGATATTATCACATAAGCCGGTAACTGTAATCTGGGACGTAAACAATACGAAAATGTCCGGGAACTTTAATAATGCATCAATAAACTATCCGACCAGAAATAAAGTAGACTGGATCAATGTCACATACACAGATATAGTAAATAACAGTGTAACTATAAGCATACCTGTTAAAATCATGGACATTATGAAGCCTAATCCAGTAATATTAATGTATAACCAAACAGGTGTGAAAGTTAGTAGCATTCCACAACATTCAATAATAAAACTTGATGGCTTGAACTCTACAGATCCTCAAAACGGAGTAATTGTGAGTTACCTTTGGTCTATACATAGCTCAAATGGAACGGCTCTTGCTAGTGGTACAGCATACAATATTACAAATGGCACTATGACAAGCCCAGTAGTATATTTAAATTTCTCTAAATATGGCTTATATTATGTATTATTGAATGTTTCAGATAGATCTGGAAATTACAATGTTTACAATGCAAGTCTACAGGTTACACCAATTGGTCCAGATTTAGTTTTAAACAACTTTAATTGGACCGGCACATTCACGGTAGGAACACAAAGTTACATTTACGTAAACATCAGTAATACTGGCAATGCACCTGCCTCTCAGTATAATATAATACTCTATGTTAATGGGAAAGTATATTCTAATACTTCTTATACAAATCTTTTAAACGGCAAATCAGCTTTACTGAAAATATCATGGACACCTTCATCCTCAGGCAATTTCACATTAAAGGTTAGGGCATATACTCCTACAGAGCCAGCTATATATCTTGGAGACAATGTTATGTCTAAGACAGTATCTGTAAACCAAGCAGGGTGGGTATTACCTGCAATAATAATCGGTATAATCGTAATAATTGTGGTAGTGGCTTTTGTAGCATTTAGATTAAACAAGAGCAGAGCAGATCAGACAAAGTTCAAGAAAAAAGGTGCAGTCGAAAAAGCTAAACCGAAAGAAGAGAAGAAAAGTGGATCTTTTTTCAAAAAGAAAGATTAAAAAAATCTTTCATTTTTTTAATTTTTTTAAAAACTGGTTATATATTAAAATATCATAGAGAGCAGCAGTAATTATGTTTTACAATATTATATCCAAGTGATAATGCATATTTCTCTGTATTTTTAGACGGAATAACTATTCCCTTAAATCCATTATCTATTGCAGCAGTTTCTATTTCTGTCATATATCTTGGTCTCATGCAGCCTAGCACATGCTCTTTATTTATATTACTTTTTGAATATTTAAATACATCTTTTATATCTTCTATTTTTGGAGGGTCTATATGTTCCATAGCAGTATGCTTTGTTGGTATCAGGACAATAAATATAATCTTTTTAAAATTATCCAGCATTTTCAGAATATCTATCGCCCTATATTCTCCATCTATTTTGCCCCAATCTATGCCTATAACAACATGTGGAGTATAATTGATCCCGGCCAGATCCAGCAATTTTAAACTTTTAGCATAGTCTTCCACTGTTTTATCTATTCCAAATACATTTTTTATAGTTTTATCAGAACCAACCATATCAAAAGAGACATTATCAACATCCATTTCATTAAGCATTATTATATCTTCACTATCAAGCAATCCCGTATGCACATTAACCATTAAATTAAAATCATGTTTAATTTTCTTTACAACATCTTTAAATTTATAAATTGGCAATTTTCCTGTAATATCTGATCCTCCACTAAGTAAAAAACCAGTGCCACCAGAATCTGCTAATTTTTTTGCGGAACTGTAGAGAGAATCTGCGGTAGTAGTAGCTAACATAGTCTCTAAATAATAATGATTGCAATGCTTGCAGTTAAGAGCACAGGCATTGCCAGTAACTGAAAACGAAGGAAAAGCTTTTCCCGGGTAATAAAAATCCAAGATCACAAAAGTTCAACAAATTATATGACTATATAAAATTTTGGTGTACTGGTCAACTATTCTATTTACGCAAAAAATTCGTAAAAAAATATTTTTACGAAATACTTATATAAGAACAAAGAATATGGGATTGAATAAAAAAGTACTATGGTGACATTAAAATGAATAATGGAGATATCGTTAAGTTCGATTATGAGCTTTGGATTGTGGAAAATGATAAAAAAACATTGTTTGAAACTACACTGGAAGAGACAGCTAAAGCAAATGGGATTTATGATCCTAACGTAAAATACAAGCCTATGGTTACTTTTATAGGCAAGAAAATGCTTATTCAAGCCTTTGAAGACAGTATTATTAATGCTGAAGTGGGGAAAGAAGTGGAGCTTACAATCGAGCCTGAAAAGGCATATGGTATTAGAAATAATAAGCTAGTAAAAGTTCACTCATTCAGAGATTTTCAAAAGGAAAATGTTGAGCCAGAAGTAGGCAAATTTGTAACATTAAACAAAAAAACAGGTAAAGTTTTGAGAGTCACTCCGGGGAGGGTAGTAGTAGATTATAATAATCCACTTGCCGGTAAAACGCTATTTTATAAATATACAGTACGAGAAATTGTGACAGATTTAAAAGGCCAGATAAGCAGTATAATTGAGATAAGATATGGTATAGATGTGGATAAGTTTGAAATAGCAATCAACGATGACATACAGATAAACCTCGCTGAAAGTGCAAAATATAAGATAGAGTGGGCAACTTCTAAATTTGGTATTGTCGGAGATATCAGAGAAAAAACGGATAAAGCCATAAAGTTCATTGAAACATATATTCCAGAGAAAAAGGCGGAGGAAAAGACAGTAGAAGAGAAAAAGTAAGATTTTCTCTTTTATCTTCTGTATCTAATTGCATTATTACTTTTAAATATTAAAAAATAAATATGGGATTAAAACCATAAGATTTATATTAATTAAGTCTTTAATGAATTTGACATTATAATTGAGTAGGAGTAATTGTTATGAATTCATTAGTAAAAGAGCTACTGTCAAAAAATAGTAATAATACGGTTCCAGAACAGAGTATTAGTGAAGATGATACTGAATTAACAGAGCTTTTAAAGCAGTTAAAAACGAGTATCAAGATCATTGGCTGTGGAGGATCTGGGTCAAATACTATCACACGAATTTTTGATTCTAACATTAAAGATGTAGAGTTAATTGCTGCAAATACAGATGCACAGCATTTATTAATTACAAGATCTCAAAAAAAGATACTTTTAGGCAAGCGTGCAACAAGAGGATTAGGTGCCGGGGCATTGCCGGAGATTGGTGCAGAAGCTGTAAAAGAAGCTGAGGATATTGTAAGAAAAGCTATAGCAGGTGCGGATATAGTCTTTGTTACCGCAGGTATGGGCGGTGGTACTGGTACAGGAAGTGCTCCTATAGTGTCTAAGATTGCGAAAGAAGAAGGGGCATTGGTTATAGCTGTCACAACGCTACCATTTTCTGCAGAGGGCAGATTAAGAATGGATAATGCTTTAATAGGCTTAGAAAAACTGAAAGAAACTGCGGATACTACAATTGTAATTCCTAATGATAAATTATTGCAGCTGGTTCCGAGGTTACCTTTAAACGCAGCATTCAGGGTAGCAGATGAGGTATTGATGAGAGCTATCAGAGGCATATCTGACATGGTTACGAAACCAGGGCTTGTAAACCTGGATTTTAATGATTTAAGGACCATAATGAAAGATGGTGGTATGGCGATGATTGGGCTTGGAGAGAGCGACGGTGAAAACAGGGCAGAAGAAGCTCTTAACGAGGCTTTAAACTCTCCGCTGTTAGACATTGATATTTCTGGTGCTACAGGTGCTTTGATAGATGTGGTTGGCGGTGAGAATATGACAATAGAAGAGGCGGAAAAGATTGTTGCCAATGTTTCTGCCAGACTGAACCAGCATGCGAAGATTATATGGGGCTCATCAGTAAAAGCAGAGGCAGGGAATATGATGAGCGTAATGCTTGTGATCACAGGTATAAAAGATGCGAAAAGTTTAGATAAGAGTAAGGGGAAACTAGAAGTAATAAGATGAAATAGAGGTTAATTAATATGGGAATATTTGATAAGTTTGATGATTTACAACAAGATCTGGATGACAGATTTTCACAGATAGGTAAAGGGAAGTATTCTAGAATATTAAAGATGGCACGAAAGCCAACACATGAAGAGTATATAAGAACCGCAGAAATTACAAGTGCAGGTCTAGCGCTGATTGGTGGCATAGGGTTCCTAATTTACTACATTATGACCATTCTTGTAAAAATTCCATAAAGGGTAAAGAAGATGATAATTGCAGACGATAATGGGCAAGTTAATTCAACGAAAGAACCTAAAAACACTGAGAACAAGTTGATAAAGCTAACACTGAGCAAGAAAAACTTCGAGATGTCATCAGGAAGAACGGCAGATATAACTGCAACTATAGAGAATCTCACAGACAACAAAGAGCATGTATCTTTTTCTATAAAAAGCACTTTTCACATGCAGGATAGAGATCTAGAATGGGCTATAAAAACTACTGGGCTCGAAGAATCAAAATCAAAAAACAGGGATTATGTAGGGAAACAGGAGATAAATGATCTGATAAGCGAGAATCTAAATAAGATTTTTGAAAGAACTATAGAAATCGGAGGGAGAGCGAAAAAGAGCATACTATTGCAGATTAGTACGCCAAAAGGATCTGCACTGGGAGATGCGTCGAATTTTGAGATAACCGCATCATTTTTGAGAGACAAAACGATTTATGATTCAGATATAGTATCCATAGTTCTAGTGAGCACAATAGTAGCGATAAAAACCTCGCTTGGGCAAGAAGTATCGGTAGCGCAGGATCTGGGCAAAAAAATAATTATAAACAAGATTGATTACGTATATGCAATAATGGTACCTTCCAAGCTAAAAGGTTACATTTTTGTAGAAACTTTGCATCCGGATCAGATACTATCTTTTGTAAAGAGCGTAAAGGGAATAAAAGGTGTAGTAAAGGGAGAGATGAATATTGACGAAGTATTACACTATTTAACGCCAAAGCCAGCGACTGAAGGGTTGATGGTTGGCGGGATTGTAGAACTTATAGACGGTCCGTTTAAAGGGGAAAGAGCAAAGATCATAGAGATCGATGCAACTAAAAACAACATTATAGTAGAACTTATAGAGGCTATAGTGCCGATTCCTTTGAACGTCAGGGCTGATTCTGTAAAATTAATTGAAAATGCTAAGGAGTGATAAAAATGGCAAACATTGTTAAAAGTTTGGTAGAGGGAGGCAAGGCAACCCCCGGACCACCTTTAGGCCCAGCACTTGGGCCACTAGGTGTGAATATAGGCCAGATAATAAAAGAGATAAATGACAAAACAAAGCTGTATGAAGGGATGCAGGTACCAGTAACAATAAAAGTAGATACAGCAACAAAGAAATTTGAGATAGAAGTGGGTACACCCCCAGCCAGTGCATTAATTATAAAAGAGTTAAAGGTTGAGAAAGGGTCTGGTAATCCGAAGACTCAGAAGATTGGAGATCTGAAGTTGGAGCAGGTTTATAAGATTGCGAAAATGAAGATGTCTAATTCTCTATCTTACACTTTAAAAGGAATGGCACTTGAGATTATCGGGTCTTGTGTTTCGCTAGGGGTAACGGTAGAAGGATTAGATCCCAGAGAGATGCAGAAAAAGATCAAGAATGAAGAGATAAAAGTTCCAGAAAGTTAATATAGAGGTAACCATTTCAACTACAAAAGCTGTAGGAGAGTTTAAAAACTCGAAATAAAAATACTACAGGGTGGTCAAATAAAATGGATAATGAAAAAGTATTAGAAGCAGTTCGAGAAGCTATATCTAAGTCTCCAGAACGTAAGTTTTTAGAAAGTGTGGAGCTATCTATTAATTTGCGTTATATAGATTTATCAGATCCTAAAAAGAGAATAAACGAAGAGATTCTTTTACCTAATGGCAGAGGCAAACCCATAAAAGTAGCAGTGTTTGCGTCGGGAGAGACTGCATTAAAAGCTGGAAAGGTAGCGGACAGAGTGATAATGCCAGAAGAGATTGATTCTATTGTAGAAAACAAGAGAAAAGCCAGGAAATTTGCGAACAGTTACGATTATTTTTTGGCAGAGGCACCGTTAATGACCAAGATAGGTAAGGTATTTGGTATATTTTTAGGGCCGAGAGGAAAGATGGCAAGGCCTATAGGAGTTGGTACAGACCCGGCGGCACTGATTCAAAACCTTAGAAAAACGGTTAAGGCCAGAACGAAAGATAGAAGAACGTTTCAGGTACCGATAGGAGTAAAGACAATGGCTCCTGAGATACTGGCTCAGAATATACAGGAAGTAGTGAAGAAAATAACTGCGAAGATGGACAATGGAGAATATAATATAGAATCTCTCTATGTTAAAACGACCATGGGTCCAGCGATCAAAATTGAGGTGCGATGAATATGGTATCACAACAAAAGATGGGACTTGTGAACGACCTGGTAAAGATGATTTCTGAGTATGATGTTGTTGGTATTGTAGGCATCAGAGGTATCCCAGGCACACAGATCAACACAATCAGAAGAACGCTTCGTGGTAATGCAAAGATTGTAGTGAGCAAAAATAATTATATATCCCTCGCGTTAAAAGAAGCTGCCAAATCCAAAAACGGGCTTGAAAAGTTAACAGAACATATATCAGATCAAACAGGATTGATTCTTGGAAACACTGATCCTTTCAAATTATCAAAGATAATCTCTAAATCCAAGACCAAAGCTGCGGCCAAAGGTGGAGAGATAGCTGAAGAGGACATTGAAGTTCATGAGGGAGAGACACAGTTTAAACCGGGTCCTATAGTCAGTGATTTTCAGAAAGTAGGAATACCGGCAGCAATAGAAAAAGGAAAAGTGGTAATAAAGAAAGAGCAGAAAGTAGTATCAAAAGGTGAAGTGATCAGTAAAGACATGGCACAAATGCTCTCTAAGCTTGAGATATTTCCAGTAACTATAGGTTTGGATCTTAAGGCGATATATGAAGAGGGAATAGTATATAATGCAGAGGCATTGATGGTGGATAGTGATAAGACTTTAGAGCTGTTAAGACAGACATCTATGTACGGTACAAGTCTTGCACTGAATATAGGATACTTCACAAAGAGCACAGTGCCGATATTCTTGGCTAATGCGCACAGAGAGGCACTTTCTCTAGCCGTAAGTAGCAAGATTTATTCATCAGAATCTATTGCTATATTATTGCAACAAGCGAACTTGAGCATGATGACACTAAATAAAATGTTAGAAAACAAAAATGGAGGTTAAGAAAATGGAATATGTATACAGTGTATTGATATTGCATACGTTGGGAAAAGAAATTACAGAAGAGAACATTGCAAAGATCATTACAGCAGCTGGAGCAGCTCCAGATACTGCTAAGATTAAAGCGCTAATCTCTTCTCTAGAAGGCATAAACATAGACGAAGCAATTAAAGCTACTGCATTTGCATCGGCAGCACCGGCAGCAGCAACGGCCCAACCTGCAAAAGAAGAGAAGAAAGAAGAAAAAAAGAAAGAAGAAAAGAAAGATGAAGAAGAGGCCATGGCTGGACTCGGATCTCTGTTTGGTTAAGTTAAACAGAAATCTCTTTTTATTTTTTTGGTGAAATTTAGATGGATCTTGCTAAATGGTTTGGAATTATTGCTTTATTTTTGATACCTGTTATTATGATTATTTTAAATTTTACAATAGTGCCAAACATACTACTTTTAATTATCGGGTTCAGCTGGATCGGTACCAGTATTATCATACTCACTTTAGATAATTCATCGTAACATCATTTTTAAAATTTGAAGTGTTACTTCTGCTTTCGGACCAGCCAGTTTTTTGTAATTGTTTTTTTCAATAAATAGTATTTCAGTATATTCTTTTTTCACTTTCTTAAGATCATTCGCAATCAAGAACTCAAGATTGTATTTTTTCAGTTTTTCTTGCCCTTTTTTAAGAAGCAAGTCATCTGAGATGTCATATTCAGCTTTAAATCCAACAAGCACATTTTTATATTTATTTCGCAGCGCTAAAATAAATTTTGGATTTGGCACAAGCTCGATAGTTAGAGATTGGTCGCTTGAAATTTTTCCTGCCTTTTTTTCAATCGTAAAATCAGATAATGCAGCAGGTACTAGTATATAGTCATATTCGAGCATTTTCGGAATAGCAGCAATAAGAGAGCTTACACTGTCAAAATGTTCGGTTTTTATGTACGGTGGAATTAAAACAGAATATGTGCCTATCAGAAGGGTCACATCTGCGCCCAGATAAAAAGCATTTTTTGCCAGCTCTAATGCTGTTTCTCCACTAGATAAATTTGAGATTGTGCGAACATCATCAATATATTCTACAGAGCCTCCGCCAATAACCAGCATTTTCTTGTTTTTGTAATCATCGTTTAAAGTTCTTATAACATATGCAACGATGGTATCAGTATCTGCCATCTTTGCTTTGTTCTCTTCTATTTTTGGTGGCACAAAAAGCACACCGTATTTTTCCAGAATTTTGACATTGTTTTTTATAACCGGATTGTTGTACATTTTGTCATGCATTGCAGGTGCAATAAGAATCTTTAGTGAGCCAAGCGCAGTTGTCGCAAATAAAGATACAGTTGAATCTGCTATACCGGTTGCTATTTTTGAGAGCGTATTTGCTGAACAGGGCGCAATTAAAAGCAGATCTGCTCTATCCAAAAGATCTACATGTTCAACGCTTCCCGATATGTGATCTATCACATCAGTTCCGGTCGCAAATTTTAAAGAGTCAACAGTAATTATCTTTTTTGCGCTTTCAGTCATCACTGCCTGAACATTCGCACCAAATCTGATCAGCTCGCGTGTCAGTTTTACAGTTTCTTCAGCGGCTATAGAACCCGTAATGCCAAGAATAATCCTCTTGTTCAACAATAAATTGCTCTTTATGCCTTTTATCTTTTCAGCAGGATGCATATTTATACACAATATAAATAAACTTATAAATTTTTGTTTTTAAAGCTCAAAATTTGCCTTTATATAATCTATAAGCCTGTCTACAATAAGTTTGTTTAGTTGAGCACCAAGCTCAGGGTTTGCACCTTCTGGATCACTTAACGTTCCATATGTGTAATATTCGCTGATATCTTTGAGTACCATATACTTTTTTTCTGTTTTTTTCTTTTCGTATTTCCACTCTTTTTTTACAAGTTCAGGTGCAATTGCCATTACTCTGGAAGTTTCAATTATTC
Encoded here:
- the cca gene encoding CCA tRNA nucleotidyltransferase, which encodes MDLIEEVLKKIVPSPQQRDKLERIIVDTKSKIILEIKKLNLDADVVLVGSVAKDTYINNTDIDFFVRFSKEYEEILLKKYIINIGSSVFKNYDLKYAQHPYVSGKIEEIEVDLVPCYKIDNPAQKISTVDRTPFHTEFILSNLKDSQKNEVRLLKAFLKGIEIYGAEAKIEGFSGYLTELLILKYGTFINLLKESTNWCEYTVLKYNTEIDEAYKKELIKKFNSPLIYIDPVDNNRNVAAALSRHNYSIFKFAAMSFLKNPSLSFFFRKERKMSFKDIIEKIKARGSKVIILKMPRPDLVDDILYPQIYRLKKIIETNLEDFGIINIFHSVTDRDIFIIIESSVAKIPRVIKHEGPPLWSKNIADFIEKWKDNENVLKGAYIENDRLYIDLRNDQYLLAEKLKYELEQSNIGKNLDYLKHKAEIYNLKDGVRMIPISDLYTMFDYKFPWEY
- a CDS encoding CARDB domain-containing protein, producing the protein MKNPKNKILVIIVMSVLLASSLLVAANVTAQQPTEGYISISMMYKDTQTGGENLLSNVVVNLLDYNGNVIASEVSNPTVIFHVPLGNYIIDAPSISLGSYVYEEVKQPITLSSSSINTNLTMYRTALNNTLSLNIYSNNAPLKGATVSYYTTYGLEFYSGVTNVSTGEITANVTYGTVNLKISYVEGGSNNYYYTSVSVTSTSVSQTINVGNYNHIFGTVYDSSTGLPVSSTIRATLINQSNGQLWQTLIFNQYDSNGGSFNFYVPSSTTYYVVLTADGYNINTFTSQSGYHSITLNKVMNNIMESYTLSSDFNNLTYKYSIQLNNESVISGFNYNNIGVLYYQLKYGNYNNQAISQYFYNSIEKYTNNMILVDNNFYQLQGVSVQPFTINFAGFTVTVSATYTQPAINVSSAISQFGYIPVNLNITNSNNAGARLNYSYSISIPSQYERVNSISGANISGYINNINIYNVSTTSTILLKLEKRQAPSIVLNSYSFALYWKGIQNNNYILNQSSTNYTIIVPANKPVSYNATNAISDIISGANWKNTNYSWQFDNGTIASGTGFVNETQSLTPGIHTLKLSITDIASNTNKTNITIYADGAYPNTYSNIKINNKAIISWTVSNATNKVAYLLNGQPGTATVSEQNGVNQAILPQIKINETQLFELSALYTNDTINGQILSHKPVTVIWDVNNTKMSGNFNNASINYPTRNKVDWINVTYTDIVNNSVTISIPVKIMDIMKPNPVILMYNQTGVKVSSIPQHSIIKLDGLNSTDPQNGVIVSYLWSIHSSNGTALASGTAYNITNGTMTSPVVYLNFSKYGLYYVLLNVSDRSGNYNVYNASLQVTPIGPDLVLNNFNWTGTFTVGTQSYIYVNISNTGNAPASQYNIILYVNGKVYSNTSYTNLLNGKSALLKISWTPSSSGNFTLKVRAYTPTEPAIYLGDNVMSKTVSVNQAGWVLPAIIIGIIVIIVVVAFVAFRLNKSRADQTKFKKKGAVEKAKPKEEKKSGSFFKKKD
- a CDS encoding radical SAM protein, with amino-acid sequence MILDFYYPGKAFPSFSVTGNACALNCKHCNHYYLETMLATTTADSLYSSAKKLADSGGTGFLLSGGSDITGKLPIYKFKDVVKKIKHDFNLMVNVHTGLLDSEDIIMLNEMDVDNVSFDMVGSDKTIKNVFGIDKTVEDYAKSLKLLDLAGINYTPHVVIGIDWGKIDGEYRAIDILKMLDNFKKIIFIVLIPTKHTAMEHIDPPKIEDIKDVFKYSKSNINKEHVLGCMRPRYMTEIETAAIDNGFKGIVIPSKNTEKYALSLGYNIVKHNYCCSL
- a CDS encoding peptidylprolyl isomerase — encoded protein: MNNGDIVKFDYELWIVENDKKTLFETTLEETAKANGIYDPNVKYKPMVTFIGKKMLIQAFEDSIINAEVGKEVELTIEPEKAYGIRNNKLVKVHSFRDFQKENVEPEVGKFVTLNKKTGKVLRVTPGRVVVDYNNPLAGKTLFYKYTVREIVTDLKGQISSIIEIRYGIDVDKFEIAINDDIQINLAESAKYKIEWATSKFGIVGDIREKTDKAIKFIETYIPEKKAEEKTVEEKK
- the ftsZ gene encoding cell division protein FtsZ codes for the protein MNSLVKELLSKNSNNTVPEQSISEDDTELTELLKQLKTSIKIIGCGGSGSNTITRIFDSNIKDVELIAANTDAQHLLITRSQKKILLGKRATRGLGAGALPEIGAEAVKEAEDIVRKAIAGADIVFVTAGMGGGTGTGSAPIVSKIAKEEGALVIAVTTLPFSAEGRLRMDNALIGLEKLKETADTTIVIPNDKLLQLVPRLPLNAAFRVADEVLMRAIRGISDMVTKPGLVNLDFNDLRTIMKDGGMAMIGLGESDGENRAEEALNEALNSPLLDIDISGATGALIDVVGGENMTIEEAEKIVANVSARLNQHAKIIWGSSVKAEAGNMMSVMLVITGIKDAKSLDKSKGKLEVIR
- a CDS encoding protein translocase SEC61 complex subunit gamma; the protein is MGIFDKFDDLQQDLDDRFSQIGKGKYSRILKMARKPTHEEYIRTAEITSAGLALIGGIGFLIYYIMTILVKIP
- a CDS encoding transcription elongation factor Spt5, with protein sequence MIIADDNGQVNSTKEPKNTENKLIKLTLSKKNFEMSSGRTADITATIENLTDNKEHVSFSIKSTFHMQDRDLEWAIKTTGLEESKSKNRDYVGKQEINDLISENLNKIFERTIEIGGRAKKSILLQISTPKGSALGDASNFEITASFLRDKTIYDSDIVSIVLVSTIVAIKTSLGQEVSVAQDLGKKIIINKIDYVYAIMVPSKLKGYIFVETLHPDQILSFVKSVKGIKGVVKGEMNIDEVLHYLTPKPATEGLMVGGIVELIDGPFKGERAKIIEIDATKNNIIVELIEAIVPIPLNVRADSVKLIENAKE
- a CDS encoding 50S ribosomal protein L11, which translates into the protein MANIVKSLVEGGKATPGPPLGPALGPLGVNIGQIIKEINDKTKLYEGMQVPVTIKVDTATKKFEIEVGTPPASALIIKELKVEKGSGNPKTQKIGDLKLEQVYKIAKMKMSNSLSYTLKGMALEIIGSCVSLGVTVEGLDPREMQKKIKNEEIKVPES
- a CDS encoding 50S ribosomal protein L1, producing MDNEKVLEAVREAISKSPERKFLESVELSINLRYIDLSDPKKRINEEILLPNGRGKPIKVAVFASGETALKAGKVADRVIMPEEIDSIVENKRKARKFANSYDYFLAEAPLMTKIGKVFGIFLGPRGKMARPIGVGTDPAALIQNLRKTVKARTKDRRTFQVPIGVKTMAPEILAQNIQEVVKKITAKMDNGEYNIESLYVKTTMGPAIKIEVR